Proteins encoded by one window of Pseudomonas sp. LS44:
- the mnmH gene encoding tRNA 2-selenouridine(34) synthase MnmH: MRDNTADYRALFLGDVPLLDVRAPVEFGKGAFPHTVNLPLMNDLERQKVGTSYKQHGQQAAIELGHRLVCGEIKEQRIATWAEFARRHPEGYLYCFRGGLRSQLVQEWLMNEAGIAYPRVIGGYKALRNFLLETIEQAVEQCDFVLVGGLTGCGKTDVILQLANGLDLEGHANHRGSSFGKRATAQPAQIDFENQLAIDTLKKRATGIEQFVLEDEGRSIGSCSIPLELYQGMRSYPLVWLEDSFEERVERILRDYVVGLCGEFTAEHGEEVGFARFSERMQQSLANIVKRLGGERYQRLAELMQQALDEQQRSGAVELHRGWIEGLLAEYYDPMYAFQMESKGERIEFRGTQAEVLEYLRTRTRR, translated from the coding sequence ATGCGTGACAACACTGCGGACTACCGCGCACTGTTTCTCGGCGACGTGCCGCTGCTGGATGTGCGCGCGCCGGTGGAATTCGGCAAGGGTGCCTTCCCGCATACCGTGAATCTGCCGCTGATGAATGATCTGGAGCGGCAGAAGGTTGGCACCAGCTACAAGCAGCACGGTCAGCAGGCCGCCATCGAACTCGGGCACCGGTTGGTCTGTGGCGAGATCAAGGAACAGCGCATCGCCACCTGGGCGGAGTTCGCCCGCCGCCACCCCGAGGGTTATCTGTACTGCTTCCGCGGCGGCCTGCGCTCGCAACTGGTGCAGGAGTGGCTGATGAACGAGGCCGGCATCGCCTATCCACGGGTGATCGGCGGCTACAAGGCGCTGCGCAATTTCCTGCTGGAGACCATCGAGCAGGCCGTCGAGCAGTGTGATTTCGTTCTGGTCGGCGGGCTGACCGGCTGCGGTAAGACCGATGTGATCCTGCAGCTGGCCAACGGACTGGATCTGGAAGGCCACGCCAATCACCGCGGCTCCAGCTTTGGCAAGCGCGCCACCGCGCAGCCGGCGCAGATCGATTTCGAGAACCAGCTGGCCATCGACACCCTCAAGAAACGCGCAACCGGGATCGAGCAGTTCGTACTGGAAGACGAGGGGCGCAGCATCGGCAGTTGCTCGATTCCCTTGGAGCTATACCAGGGCATGCGCAGCTATCCGCTGGTGTGGCTGGAGGACAGCTTTGAGGAGCGCGTCGAACGCATCCTGCGGGATTATGTGGTTGGTCTATGCGGCGAATTCACCGCCGAGCATGGCGAGGAGGTGGGCTTCGCGCGCTTCAGCGAACGCATGCAGCAAAGCCTGGCGAACATCGTCAAACGCCTGGGCGGAGAGCGCTATCAGCGCCTCGCCGAACTGATGCAGCAAGCGCTCGACGAGCAGCAGCGCAGCGGCGCGGTGGAGCTACATCGAGGCTGGATCGAAGGGTTGCTGGCCGAGTATTACGACCCCATGTACGCCTTCCAGATGGAGAGCAAGGGCGAGCGTATCGAGTTCCGCGGCACCCAGGCCGAGGTGCTGGAGTACCTGCGCACCCGGACTCGGCGCTGA
- a CDS encoding RcnB family protein, producing MHARLATFLTLVLAAAMGSATAAPKGEHGNSGNKGGQNYSDDSVRIDPRGPSIDIGQVRIILGDNRDLIGPVKGLPPGIQKNLARGKPLPPGIAKRFDSRLNGKLPHYDGYEWQQAGADAVLVTIATGIIYEVLHNVLD from the coding sequence ATGCATGCTCGACTAGCAACCTTCCTCACTCTGGTCTTGGCCGCCGCCATGGGCAGCGCAACGGCCGCGCCCAAGGGTGAGCACGGCAACTCCGGAAACAAGGGCGGCCAGAATTATTCCGACGACAGCGTGCGCATCGACCCGCGCGGGCCGAGCATCGATATTGGCCAGGTACGCATCATCCTCGGCGACAACCGCGACCTGATCGGCCCGGTCAAAGGACTGCCTCCCGGCATCCAGAAAAACCTGGCCCGTGGTAAGCCGCTCCCGCCGGGCATCGCCAAGCGTTTCGACAGCCGCCTGAACGGCAAGCTGCCGCATTACGATGGCTATGAATGGCAGCAGGCCGGCGCGGATGCCGTGTTGGTGACCATCGCCACGGGGATCATCTACGAAGTGCTGCATAACGTGCTCGACTGA
- a CDS encoding 4a-hydroxytetrahydrobiopterin dehydratase, whose translation MSLAQAQCEACRAGAPHVTDEELAELIREIPDWNIEVRDGHMELERLFLFKNFRHALAFTNAVGAIAEAEGHHPALLTEWGKVTVTWWSHEMKGLHRNDFILAARTDELAATAEGRK comes from the coding sequence ATGTCCCTCGCCCAAGCCCAATGCGAAGCCTGCCGCGCCGGCGCCCCCCACGTGACCGACGAGGAGCTGGCCGAGCTGATCCGTGAGATCCCCGACTGGAACATCGAAGTGCGCGACGGCCACATGGAGCTCGAACGGCTATTCCTGTTCAAGAACTTCCGCCACGCGCTGGCCTTCACCAACGCGGTCGGCGCGATCGCCGAAGCCGAAGGGCATCACCCGGCGCTGCTTACCGAATGGGGCAAGGTCACCGTGACCTGGTGGAGCCACGAAATGAAGGGTCTGCACCGCAACGACTTCATCCTGGCCGCGCGTACCGACGAGCTCGCCGCCACGGCCGAAGGGCGCAAGTGA
- the phhA gene encoding phenylalanine 4-monooxygenase: MKSSLYVAREPDADGFIHYPDAEHQVWYTLISRQLKVLEGRACQEYLDGIEQLALPHERIPQLSELNRVLERTTGWNLARVPALIPFQTFFELLASKRFPVATFIRRPDELDYLQEPDIFHEVFGHCPLLTNPWFAEFTHTYGKLGLTASKEERVYLARLYWMTIEFGLVDTAQGRRIYGGGILSSPKETVYCLSEQPEHQPFNPMEAMRTPYRIDILQPLYFVLPELKQLFELAHQDIMALVHQAMQLGLHAPKFPPKAA, from the coding sequence ATGAAGAGCTCGCTGTATGTCGCCCGGGAACCCGATGCCGATGGCTTCATCCATTACCCAGACGCCGAGCATCAGGTCTGGTACACCTTGATCAGTCGTCAGCTCAAGGTGCTCGAAGGCCGCGCCTGTCAGGAATATCTGGACGGCATCGAACAGCTCGCCCTGCCCCACGAACGCATCCCGCAACTCAGCGAACTTAACCGCGTGCTCGAGCGCACCACCGGCTGGAACCTCGCGCGGGTGCCGGCGCTGATTCCGTTCCAGACCTTCTTCGAACTGCTGGCCAGCAAGCGCTTCCCAGTCGCCACCTTTATCCGTCGCCCGGATGAATTGGACTACCTGCAAGAGCCGGACATCTTCCACGAAGTGTTCGGCCACTGCCCGCTGCTCACCAACCCCTGGTTCGCCGAATTCACCCACACCTACGGCAAGCTCGGCCTCACCGCGAGCAAGGAGGAGCGGGTGTACCTGGCACGGCTGTACTGGATGACCATTGAGTTCGGCCTGGTCGACACCGCCCAGGGCCGGCGCATCTACGGCGGCGGCATCCTCTCCTCGCCGAAGGAAACCGTGTACTGCCTGTCCGAGCAGCCCGAGCACCAGCCGTTCAACCCCATGGAGGCAATGCGCACGCCGTACCGCATCGACATCCTGCAGCCGCTATATTTCGTCCTGCCCGAACTCAAGCAGCTGTTCGAGCTGGCCCATCAGGACATCATGGCATTGGTCCACCAGGCCATGCAGCTCGGCCTGCACGCGCCGAAGTTTCCACCGAAAGCCGCTTGA
- a CDS encoding sigma-54-dependent transcriptional regulator: protein MRIKVHCQNRVGILRDILNLLVEYGINVLRGEVGGDQGNAIYLHCPNLINLQFQALRPKLETIPGVFGVKRVGLMPSERRHLELNALLGALDFPVLSIDMAGSIVAANRAAAQLLGVRVDEVPGIPLARYAEDFDLPELVRANKSRINGLRVKVKGDIFLADIAPLQTEHDESDALAGAVLTLHRADRVGERIYHVRKQELRGFDSIFQSSKVMAAVVREARRMAPLDAPLLIEGETGTGKELLARACHLASPRGQSPFMALNCAGLPESMAETELFGYGPGAFAGARPEGKLGLLELTAGGTLFLDGVGEMSPRLQAKLLRFLQDGCFRRVGSDEEVYLDVRVICATQVDLSELCARGEFRQDLYHRLNVLSLHIPPLRECLDGLAPLAEHFLDSASRQIGCPLPKLAPQAFERLNHYHWPGNVRQLENVLFQAVSLCDGGTVKAEHIRLPDYGAPQPLGDFSLVGSLDDIAGRFEKAVLERLYREHPSSRQLAKRLGVSHTTIANKLRQYGVGKGEPK, encoded by the coding sequence ATGCGCATCAAAGTTCACTGTCAGAATCGCGTCGGCATCCTCCGCGACATCCTCAACCTGCTGGTCGAGTACGGTATCAACGTGTTGCGCGGCGAGGTTGGCGGCGATCAGGGCAACGCCATCTACCTGCACTGCCCGAACCTGATCAACCTGCAGTTCCAGGCCCTGCGACCGAAACTGGAAACCATCCCAGGAGTATTCGGCGTCAAGCGCGTGGGCCTGATGCCCAGCGAGCGCCGTCATCTGGAGCTGAATGCCTTGCTCGGCGCGTTGGACTTCCCGGTGCTGTCGATCGATATGGCCGGCAGCATCGTTGCTGCCAACCGCGCCGCCGCGCAGCTGCTCGGCGTGCGGGTCGACGAGGTGCCAGGGATTCCGCTGGCGCGCTATGCCGAGGATTTCGACCTGCCCGAGCTGGTGCGCGCCAACAAGTCGCGGATCAACGGCCTGCGGGTCAAGGTCAAGGGTGACATCTTCCTCGCCGACATCGCCCCGCTGCAGACCGAGCACGACGAGAGCGACGCCCTGGCCGGCGCCGTGCTCACCCTGCACCGCGCCGATCGGGTCGGCGAGCGCATCTACCATGTGCGCAAGCAGGAACTGCGCGGCTTCGACAGCATCTTCCAGAGCTCGAAAGTGATGGCTGCGGTGGTCCGCGAGGCGCGGCGCATGGCGCCGCTGGATGCGCCCTTGCTGATCGAGGGCGAGACCGGCACCGGCAAGGAACTGCTGGCCCGCGCCTGCCACCTGGCCAGCCCGCGCGGGCAGTCGCCGTTCATGGCGCTGAACTGCGCCGGCCTGCCGGAATCCATGGCCGAGACCGAACTGTTCGGCTACGGCCCTGGCGCCTTCGCGGGCGCGCGGCCGGAAGGCAAACTCGGCCTGCTCGAGCTGACCGCCGGCGGCACGCTGTTCCTCGACGGCGTCGGCGAGATGAGTCCGCGCTTGCAGGCCAAGCTGCTGCGCTTCCTGCAGGACGGCTGCTTCCGCCGGGTCGGTAGCGACGAGGAGGTGTATCTCGACGTGCGGGTGATCTGCGCCACCCAGGTCGACCTGTCCGAACTCTGCGCGCGCGGCGAATTCCGCCAGGACCTCTATCACCGCTTGAACGTGCTCAGCCTGCACATTCCGCCGCTGCGCGAATGCCTCGACGGCTTGGCGCCGCTGGCCGAGCACTTCCTCGACTCGGCCAGCCGGCAGATCGGCTGCCCGCTGCCCAAGCTGGCGCCGCAGGCGTTCGAGCGCCTCAACCACTACCACTGGCCGGGCAACGTGCGGCAACTGGAGAACGTGCTATTTCAGGCGGTTTCGCTGTGCGACGGCGGAACGGTCAAGGCCGAGCACATCCGTCTGCCGGATTACGGCGCGCCGCAACCGCTGGGTGATTTCTCGCTGGTCGGCAGCCTCGACGACATTGCCGGGCGTTTCGAGAAGGCGGTGCTGGAGCGCTTGTATCGAGAGCATCCGAGCAGCCGGCAATTGGCTAAGCGGCTGGGCGTGTCGCACACCACGATCGCCAATAAATTGCGCCAGTACGGCGTGGGCAAGGGCGAGCCCAAGTAA
- a CDS encoding DUF2790 domain-containing protein: protein MKAFVILTLASLSSVAFAEQATASDQAQELDVVTYNYDMKLDVAHVVSITDTSKECGIVPTRMTYDDSQGKRHIVEYMIWGNGCQEG, encoded by the coding sequence ATGAAAGCCTTTGTCATCCTCACGCTTGCCAGTCTCTCTTCAGTCGCCTTCGCCGAACAGGCCACCGCCAGCGACCAAGCTCAGGAGCTCGACGTCGTTACCTACAACTACGACATGAAGCTGGATGTCGCCCACGTGGTGTCGATCACCGACACCTCCAAGGAGTGCGGCATCGTGCCGACGCGCATGACCTATGACGATTCGCAGGGCAAGCGTCACATCGTCGAATACATGATCTGGGGCAACGGCTGCCAAGAAGGCTGA
- a CDS encoding FUSC family protein: MSDVSLAWPTTAELRRALTQWAQSDGLVWAFIGKALLTAFGALWLAYRLELPQPGTVLVSAFIVMQVQSGQVLAKSFYRLIGTLVGLGATLVMIALLANEPVLFLLSVALWVGLCTAGAARYRDFRAYACLLAGYTTAIIGIPATLHPDGAFMQALWRVLEICLGIVCSGLVSALILPQTSSAALRRVINNRLGEFAGLACAGLDGSLTAPRFEQLSARFAAEAVGLESLRSSSAFEDPQMRLRSGRLGRLNSEFMLMTTRFHALYRLLERLREQRAATLLETLMPCLLLVNELLAPWQGRPLNETDAAQLARQLESGTLSLMQRIRQSRAELLATQPRSAEQLDFDTLTELLFRFAGDVHNYAQTHASLAADQHEREQWPERFTPKANALAATVAGLRCALMVLGGGLIWIESAWSSGATFTLTGVLSCALASVSPNPQRLARQLTVGALAGAALGFALNFRALPLLDGFPLLCWVLAPVFAIGAWLLTRPHWNGYGIGLLMWFSLTSLPANLTHYDAYLFINEYLAQLLAMGLTCLATLLILPPNRPWLWRRLEAQLRLGVVDSIRNPLPGLAAGFESGTRDVFNQAYGLAVGRADAQRRLLGWMFTVQEIGHAIIELRREQACLPHEPCYAEPMPWRRAIRAMGRALIRLFIQPDASNRQRALAAVEHAIHSAQSTDEQRPAHFDMSPLRRVLSYLHFIRTSLLDPQSPLACGAAR; the protein is encoded by the coding sequence ATGAGCGATGTATCACTGGCTTGGCCAACCACGGCCGAGTTGCGCCGCGCCCTTACCCAATGGGCGCAGAGCGACGGGTTGGTGTGGGCGTTCATCGGCAAGGCGCTGCTCACCGCTTTCGGCGCGCTGTGGCTGGCCTACCGCCTGGAACTGCCGCAGCCGGGGACCGTGCTGGTCAGCGCGTTCATCGTCATGCAGGTGCAGAGCGGCCAGGTCTTGGCGAAGAGCTTCTACCGCCTCATCGGCACCCTGGTCGGCCTGGGCGCGACGCTGGTGATGATCGCGCTGCTGGCCAACGAACCGGTGCTGTTCCTGCTCAGCGTGGCCTTGTGGGTGGGCCTGTGCACCGCCGGCGCCGCACGCTACCGGGATTTTCGCGCCTATGCCTGCCTACTCGCCGGCTACACCACGGCGATCATCGGCATTCCGGCCACCCTGCATCCAGATGGCGCCTTTATGCAGGCGCTTTGGCGGGTGCTGGAAATATGTCTGGGGATTGTCTGCTCCGGCCTGGTGAGTGCTTTGATCCTGCCGCAAACCAGCAGCGCGGCCTTGCGCCGGGTCATCAACAATCGTCTGGGCGAGTTTGCCGGACTGGCGTGCGCCGGTCTGGATGGCAGCCTCACCGCCCCACGCTTCGAACAGCTCAGCGCGCGCTTCGCCGCCGAGGCGGTGGGCCTGGAAAGTCTACGCAGCAGCAGCGCCTTCGAAGACCCGCAGATGCGCCTGCGCAGCGGTCGACTGGGCCGCCTGAACAGCGAATTCATGCTCATGACCACGCGCTTTCACGCCCTCTATCGGTTGCTCGAACGGCTGCGCGAACAGCGGGCCGCGACGCTGCTGGAAACGCTGATGCCTTGCCTGTTGCTGGTCAATGAACTCCTCGCCCCCTGGCAAGGCCGCCCACTCAACGAAACCGATGCCGCACAACTGGCCCGTCAGTTGGAAAGCGGCACGCTGAGCCTGATGCAACGCATCCGGCAAAGCCGCGCGGAGCTGCTCGCCACGCAGCCCCGCAGCGCCGAACAATTGGATTTCGATACCCTCACCGAACTGCTGTTCCGCTTTGCCGGCGACGTGCACAACTATGCGCAAACCCATGCCTCGCTTGCCGCGGATCAGCATGAACGCGAGCAGTGGCCCGAACGCTTCACACCCAAAGCCAACGCCCTGGCCGCCACCGTCGCCGGTTTGCGCTGCGCATTGATGGTGCTGGGCGGCGGCCTGATCTGGATCGAGAGCGCCTGGTCCAGCGGCGCCACCTTCACGCTGACCGGCGTGTTGAGCTGCGCGCTGGCCTCGGTCTCGCCCAATCCGCAGCGGCTAGCCCGGCAATTGACGGTGGGCGCGCTGGCTGGCGCGGCGCTGGGTTTCGCGCTGAACTTCCGCGCTCTGCCGCTGCTCGATGGTTTTCCCTTGCTGTGCTGGGTACTCGCCCCGGTCTTCGCCATCGGCGCCTGGCTGCTCACCCGGCCGCACTGGAATGGCTACGGAATCGGCCTACTGATGTGGTTTTCGCTGACGTCGCTGCCCGCCAACCTGACCCATTACGACGCCTATCTATTCATCAACGAATACCTCGCGCAGCTTCTCGCCATGGGTTTGACCTGCCTCGCCACCCTGCTGATTCTGCCGCCCAACCGGCCATGGCTGTGGCGGCGCCTGGAAGCGCAACTGCGCTTGGGCGTGGTCGATAGCATCCGCAATCCGTTACCGGGTTTGGCCGCCGGTTTCGAGAGCGGCACCCGCGACGTGTTCAATCAGGCTTACGGGCTTGCAGTCGGCCGGGCGGACGCTCAGCGACGGCTCCTTGGCTGGATGTTCACGGTTCAGGAAATCGGCCACGCGATCATCGAACTACGCCGCGAGCAGGCGTGCCTGCCCCATGAGCCTTGCTATGCGGAGCCCATGCCGTGGCGCCGGGCGATCCGTGCCATGGGCCGGGCCCTGATTCGCCTGTTCATCCAACCCGACGCGAGCAATCGGCAGCGCGCGCTGGCTGCGGTGGAACATGCCATTCACAGCGCGCAAAGCACCGATGAACAACGCCCGGCGCATTTCGATATGTCACCGTTGCGCCGGGTACTCAGCTATTTGCATTTCATCCGCACCTCGCTGCTCGATCCGCAGTCGCCGCTGGCCTGCGGTGCTGCGCGATGA
- a CDS encoding LysR family transcriptional regulator — protein MDLLHNMRTFVCVAEAGSFTAAAQRMDLTTAYVSRTVAKLEMRLHTRLLHRTTRRVALTEAGERYLQRCQHILRSIEVAEAEAGEAQALPTGTLKVHAMTGIGHHYLIKAIASYQESYPEVSFDLSLTNRTIDILDQGFDVSVVIAAELPDSGFVSKSLGQTFSVLCASPDYLLKHGAPSTPAQLNEHRCLRLVNAAMSLDKWLFSGPQGEELVTIRKTPFQVNTADAMTEGVRAGMGIGALPIYTATSGLRDGSLVRVLPGYSLNHLTVFALYASRQYLDAKIRTWVDFLRKAMPDLLAADERCITEFSGLSHTAIANKLR, from the coding sequence ATGGATCTATTGCACAATATGCGCACGTTCGTGTGCGTCGCCGAGGCTGGCAGTTTCACGGCGGCGGCGCAGCGCATGGACCTGACCACCGCCTACGTATCGCGCACGGTGGCCAAGCTGGAAATGCGCCTGCATACCCGCTTGCTGCATCGCACCACGCGGCGGGTGGCGCTGACCGAGGCTGGTGAGCGCTATCTGCAGCGCTGCCAGCACATCCTGCGTTCCATTGAAGTGGCCGAAGCCGAGGCAGGTGAAGCGCAAGCGCTGCCCACCGGCACGCTCAAGGTGCACGCCATGACCGGCATCGGTCACCACTACCTGATCAAGGCCATCGCCAGTTATCAGGAGAGTTATCCGGAGGTCAGTTTCGACTTGAGTCTGACCAATCGCACCATCGATATCCTCGACCAGGGCTTCGATGTGTCCGTGGTGATCGCCGCCGAGCTGCCGGACTCCGGCTTCGTCTCCAAATCCCTCGGTCAGACCTTCAGCGTGCTCTGCGCGTCGCCCGACTACCTGCTCAAGCACGGCGCGCCCAGCACTCCGGCGCAGCTCAACGAGCATCGTTGCCTGCGCCTGGTCAACGCGGCGATGTCGCTGGACAAGTGGCTGTTCAGCGGGCCGCAGGGCGAAGAGCTGGTGACCATTCGCAAGACGCCGTTTCAGGTCAACACCGCCGATGCGATGACCGAGGGCGTGCGCGCCGGCATGGGCATCGGCGCGCTGCCGATCTATACGGCGACCAGCGGCCTGCGCGATGGCAGCCTGGTCCGCGTGCTGCCGGGCTACAGCCTCAACCACCTCACCGTGTTCGCGCTGTATGCCTCGCGGCAATACCTGGACGCCAAGATCCGCACCTGGGTCGACTTCCTACGCAAAGCGATGCCCGACTTGCTGGCCGCCGACGAGCGCTGCATCACCGAATTCAGCGGCTTGTCGCACACCGCTATCGCCAATAAATTGCGCTAG
- a CDS encoding DUF2157 domain-containing protein, with product MPTLNRSDAQQRADDIGVFNRELARLETEQVLQLTPAQHASLRCHQQQLLSSYLAAFDIDHSLQARQLSLGMRIASFLGALALAASVFFLFYQFWGLFGEFSQVAILLSASLVSFGLTLWVQRRDSSGYFSKLAALVAFTCFVLNIVMLGQIFTITPSDKALLPWAVYALLLAYACGARLLLAAGIICLLAFIAARVGIWNGIYWLGFGQRPENFIPAALLIFAVPLLIDQRRFDGFSVIYRVFALLALFLPVLLLAHWGEGSYFDYPSSHIESAYQLLGFMLAAAVIWLGVRREWPDVVNTGLTFFVIFLYTKMFDWWWENMPKYLFFLVLGLSAVMILLVLRRLRSRHGLLAGGVR from the coding sequence ATGCCCACCCTAAACCGCAGTGATGCCCAGCAACGCGCCGATGATATCGGTGTGTTCAACCGTGAGCTGGCCCGTCTCGAGACGGAGCAGGTGTTGCAACTGACGCCGGCACAGCACGCCAGCCTGCGCTGCCATCAGCAGCAGTTGCTCAGCAGCTACCTGGCCGCTTTCGATATCGATCACAGCCTGCAGGCCCGGCAGCTTTCGCTGGGCATGCGGATCGCCTCTTTCCTCGGCGCGTTGGCGCTGGCGGCGAGCGTGTTCTTTTTGTTCTATCAGTTCTGGGGCTTGTTCGGCGAATTCAGTCAGGTGGCGATTCTGCTGAGCGCCAGCCTCGTCTCGTTCGGCCTGACGCTGTGGGTGCAGCGCCGCGACAGCTCGGGCTATTTCAGCAAGCTGGCGGCACTGGTGGCGTTCACCTGTTTTGTTTTGAATATCGTCATGCTCGGGCAGATCTTCACTATCACCCCTTCGGACAAAGCGCTGCTGCCTTGGGCCGTTTACGCGCTGTTGTTGGCCTATGCCTGCGGGGCGCGGTTGCTGCTGGCGGCGGGGATTATCTGCTTGCTGGCGTTTATCGCCGCCCGTGTCGGTATTTGGAATGGCATCTACTGGCTGGGCTTTGGTCAGCGTCCGGAGAACTTCATTCCGGCGGCTTTGTTGATCTTCGCGGTGCCGCTGCTGATCGATCAGCGCCGCTTCGACGGTTTCAGCGTGATCTACCGGGTGTTCGCGCTGCTGGCGTTGTTCTTGCCGGTGCTGCTGTTGGCGCACTGGGGTGAGGGCAGCTACTTCGATTACCCCTCCAGCCATATCGAAAGCGCTTATCAGTTGCTGGGTTTCATGTTGGCGGCTGCGGTGATTTGGCTCGGCGTACGCCGTGAGTGGCCGGATGTGGTGAATACCGGGCTGACGTTCTTTGTGATCTTCCTCTACACCAAGATGTTCGACTGGTGGTGGGAGAACATGCCCAAATACTTGTTCTTCCTGGTGCTGGGGTTGAGCGCGGTAATGATTCTGCTAGTGCTGCGCCGTTTGCGCAGTCGCCATGGCCTGCTTGCCGGAGGTGTGCGATGA
- a CDS encoding DUF4824 family protein, whose protein sequence is MNWSRSHYLLAGLGLIGLVNAIALAGVYWNRQEPADSRLQLSKRELDTSYFSWRKENSSVALRLAYRWPSRGEDNGYYPPISAEKMAELGFSVPSEVNEDSVRRYRHQLDRDALLVLELDGPAYQRELELVRAEYAEAQRLHSLAPDNQNAKDAAEHAHDALLREQQIASRLLVVDVGLDRQALRTRYPDRLRYAIVRGSVRVYANRQLSEWPGEGEDSRSEGQRWVWQLGGSADTPGVQSINLPQRGQQTGLDYASTDKLFSAEITFGRRLEPWVTQLQARQP, encoded by the coding sequence ATGAACTGGAGTCGCAGTCATTATCTACTTGCCGGCCTCGGCCTGATCGGTCTGGTCAACGCCATTGCCCTGGCTGGGGTTTACTGGAATCGCCAGGAGCCTGCCGACAGTCGCCTGCAGCTGTCCAAGCGCGAACTGGACACCAGCTATTTCTCCTGGCGCAAGGAGAACAGCAGCGTCGCCCTGCGCCTGGCTTACCGCTGGCCCAGTCGCGGCGAGGATAACGGCTACTACCCGCCGATCAGTGCCGAGAAGATGGCGGAGTTGGGCTTCAGCGTGCCCAGTGAGGTGAACGAAGACAGCGTGCGCCGTTATCGCCATCAACTGGACCGCGATGCGCTGCTGGTACTGGAACTCGACGGGCCGGCCTATCAACGCGAGCTGGAGCTGGTTCGGGCGGAGTACGCCGAGGCCCAGCGTTTGCACAGCTTGGCCCCGGATAACCAGAATGCGAAGGATGCCGCCGAGCACGCGCACGATGCCCTGCTGCGTGAGCAGCAGATTGCCAGTCGCTTGCTGGTGGTCGATGTCGGCCTGGACCGGCAGGCTCTGCGCACGCGTTATCCCGACCGGCTGCGTTACGCCATCGTGCGTGGCAGCGTACGGGTGTATGCCAATCGGCAGTTGTCGGAGTGGCCGGGCGAAGGCGAGGACTCGCGTTCCGAAGGCCAGCGCTGGGTCTGGCAGCTCGGCGGCTCGGCAGATACCCCGGGCGTGCAGAGCATTAACCTGCCGCAGCGTGGTCAGCAGACCGGCCTGGACTACGCGAGTACCGACAAGCTGTTCAGCGCCGAAATTACCTTTGGCCGGCGGCTGGAACCCTGGGTTACCCAGTTGCAGGCGCGACAACCTTAG